CATAACCAACCGGCCCCATATCATCTTGATGATGAATTTGTGTCACTACGAAAGGATGCGGGAAATATTGATCGTAATGGGCCCAGTCATCGTATCCTTCTCCGTAGTACGAGGAATCTTGCACAAAGCCCAGTCGCGGAATGTCTTCATACTCCGTCTCATTGGTAATGCGCCAGTAATCTAGGCCGTTCTCTTCCTTGCCCTCATGATCATAGCGATATGTGCTAGAGCCGTCCGTGTAATAATACGTATAACCAGCGTCCGGCATAATATTCATCGTCCTCGCTGTCATTGCGCGAGTCAGGAATGCAGCGAAATGCGCACGGGTGATCAGCTGCTTCGGCTTGAATGTCCCATCCGGATAACCGGTAGCGACGTTATTAGTCGATACTCTCATAATATCGGTGTGAAAGTCCGAATTTTTTCCCACATCACTGTACGATGGCATATAATCCGCTTTATTTTGCACCTTCAAATGAAATGCCTTGCTCATTAACCGCGCCATGAATGCACGTGAGATGCTAGATTCCGGTTTGAAATTAGCCGCCTTGGAAAACAGTCCTGCCTTGTACGCTGCTGCTATTTCATTGTAGTACGGATGTGTTTTCGGAACGTCCTTGTATCCAGGGTCCGCCAAAT
This window of the Sporosarcina ureae genome carries:
- a CDS encoding S-layer homology domain-containing protein gives rise to the protein MLKKWIAACAIFLLAVTGTMQSTEAASFTDMKKNSSSLYVEVNYLADLGIISGYPDGQFKPNEPIAKKHIAAMLVKALELPMTDLADPGYKDVPKTHPYYNEIAAAYKAGLFSKAANFKPESSISRAFMARLMSKAFHLKVQNKADYMPSYSDVGKNSDFHTDIMRVSTNNVATGYPDGTFKPKQLITRAHFAAFLTRAMTARTMNIMPDAGYTYYYTDGSSTYRYDHEGKEENGLDYWRITNETEYEDIPRLGFVQDSSYYGEGYDDWAHYDQYFPHPFVVTQIHHQDDMGPVGYGNGWITSTNAKKTVRGTEYRDVLVVESYFPWNKETVIEYYAKDIGLIQRVDGSGKELYGLVKRVKE